The genomic interval TCTCTGTCGATCACAtattttttaccagaatattgtgaaactTTAAACCTAAATAATTAGCTCAAGTTGAAAATGGATgtgatgaacaaaaaaaactcagttgccAAGGGAACCCACGaatttacttttgttgattCTTCCAAAGATGACGTAGACCTGTTCGCCACCCcaaggcgaccaaaaaatacagtggttgctatggagacaaaaccaaaagaaaagccgccattttgaaaagtgtttttttaaagaatttgttaTGTGCAGCTCTGGCTGGCAGAAGGAGGAGAGTGGGGGTGAATGCAGGTAGTGCCTCTTGCACTCACCTGGACAGaagttgacctttgaccccacaGTCTCTTCTTTCATGATGGTTTCCTCTCTGTTTTGATTCTTCCTGCAGTTACTACGTATCCGTGGCTCTGCTGATTTACTTCCTGCCCCTGTGCATCATGGGATGGGCGTACATGACCGTCGCCGTCACCCTCTGGGCGAGCGAGATCCCCGGTGACTCGTCTGAGCACTACAGAGAGCAGCTGGTCGCCAAACGCAAAGTGATGCAAATCGCCGTAGAGCGTGAGGGACTTTCACTCCTGGGTGGAGGTTTGAATCCCGTCTCTCCCCGACAGGCGGTGAAGATGATGATCGTGGTGGTGTGCACCTTCGCCGTCTGCTGGCTGCCGTATCACGTCTACTTCTTGCTGCACCAGTTCTTCCCCGAGCTCTTCGAGCAGCTCTACATCCAGCAGGTGTACCTGGCCGTCATGTGGCTCGCCATGAGCTCCACCATGTACAACCCCATCATCTACTACTGCCTCAACAGCAGGTGTGTCAGCTGCGTCCTCTTAaggtagagctgccacaaaggattattttaatagtcgccttaacaacaattattttatccgattagtcgactaatcgggtcatgtgcaaagtggatgtaaagcacacatcttaaccatcattagctttaagctaattAAAATCtagttatatagcattacctgtgataatgatggtgtgaatgctgtaagctgaatttggtaaTTGAAGATGGTataattgatagctgaaaatgctgaagctgatagctagctaaaatattagataaacgccaaattagcctaaaaactgtaaaaccctaaattagccaaaacagctagcatgcagctaaaatattagcttaactccaaattagcctaaaggaaaataataattaaaaaaaatactaaattagcctaaacagctaccatttaaataaaatataaattaaactccaaattagctaaaaaaaacaaaaaagcctaagtttgttaaaataggtagcatgtagctgaaatattagcttaaaaagaggaaaaaatactaagtcagccaaaacagctagcatgtaactgaaatattagctaaactccaaaacagtctaaaaaacattaataaatgcctaaatagtccaaaaagctagctcaatGTCAATATAACttccaactttactacactctgattccatttaatataaagtaacaactaatcgactattaaattagtcgtgaactattttaatagtcgattagttgtctAATCATGGCAGACCTATCTTAAGGCGGCGTTTGTTCCTCTTTGGGCTCCGTCCTGTGAAAACTCCGCCTCCGTCTGCGCAGGTTCAGAGCCGGCTTCCAGCAggtgttctgctgctgctcctccagcgCCGCCAAAGAGGAGCTGGAGCTCAAGTCCCCCCGGTACctgcaaacacaggtgggtctcgcctcagctgctgctctggTGAGCGGCCAGATGAGACCCCAGAGGTGTCGACAGTTTTCAGGACGTGCCGAAGAGGCGCTCTTATCCATATCCTGAGGAGAAGAAATGGGACCGTGGAATAGAGGAATGTACGGAGCATCATTGGGGCCAAAAGTCTTTCCATAAAGTCTTAACTTGTTCCTGGAAATGTGTTACTGCAAAACAAGGCATCTGCTGCAGCGTTTCAGAAACACGAAAAGTCAACGATATTAGTGGAGTTTTCTCCTCGTTTACACCGTCTAATAGACTAAGATGTTTGAAtctaaattacatgtttttattcatatgcTCTTATTGTGACATTTCATCACAGGAAATGTCACATTTGTGACCACATTTACATATTTCAGCATGAAAACGTTCTTGAGTGGCGTTCTCACGGCTCCACTTTTGGTTTTTAGCGTAGACTTTGGGTTACTGTAGAGTggaaattgttttgtttgatttgacgAAACAATCATGAATATTCTAGATGTGATCATAGGAACCTTTGTGAGACTGAGATGTCCAGAGTGGCGGTTTCTGTTCGGTCCAAACGGAGCCTCATCCTGAAAACGCCGATCATGTGGTTTTCGTTGATGAATCCATGATGGAGGCAGAAGCTCACAGGTGTGTTCAGGTGTTTTTCTGTCTGGTCTCCTCTCTGTGGTTTCAGGGGAGCATCCGCGGCAGCCGGATGGAGACGGTGGTTTCTAGCGCCGTGGATCCTGCGGCGGCGTGCGCTCCTCACGTGGAAAACACCAACGGCTCCGTCACGGAGGCGCTCGCCTGCACCGCCTGCTGATTCCTCCGTGGTCGTTGTTGTTTGAGGTCAGGTGTGACATTACTGTaaagaccccccacccccacagctCCACCATCTTCCAGGGTTTGGGCGGCGTGGAAACGGCGAGCAGAGCCAGCACCTGTTGGACAGGATTACCGGCGGCGTTCGGATCATGTGAGCAGGCGGATCAGCGGACGGCTAAATTTAGAGCTCCCAAATATAGAGGAGCTGGAGACAAAGCTCCTCCAGTTGTGAGGATTTGCCGCCAGCAGACGACGGTCTGCCGGCAGCTCGGAGCTGCTGGAGAACACGCCGTGATCGGACAGGTGAGGCTCACCTGCGGTTTATTTAGgaccaaacatttttcttttgggaCGTTTTGCTGCAGCCGTTCTCCTATCCAGGTTCTGTGGCTGCAAAACAAGCCCACATCACCATCCCTCCACCACCGTGCTCGACTGTAGAAAACGTTTTCCGGTTTTATCAGAGCATTAAAGCTGTTTATGCCGTTAAAGTAGAATGTTTCGCTTTTGAGGCGTCTTTTTCTGCCTCTGTGGGCGTGGCTCCACCTGAGAGGCGGAGCTAGGGCCCTACCCCTTCACTCCTGAAGGGAAAGACCCCCAATGAGACGTTCTTTAACAGAacgtctcaaaaaaaaaaactttattgatcttaTCGAGTTTGTAAATAATGAATACATGTAAACATTTAGTCAACagctaaaatactgaaattgtTGTGAGTTTCTGTGTGAAATACAGTTTGTCTGTTGATGTCGTGACTTTTAACAATGAAATTCTTCTCCGACTCATGTCTGcgagtttttcttcttcatgtgATTGATGTCGATTCATCTGACagtcaaaagcaaaacaaataatgaaaatacacaatgaaaacgtaaaaaaaaaaacaaaagtaattcaTGAAAATcaagatgaaatataaaaaaagaaacaaaataagaaactaaGAAGGCAGATTTCCgtatgtttttcttaaaaagaagtaaacacacaaacaatggGAGGAACTGCGGTGTGTTTATGAATCTGTGTTCACAACACCATCGGCGACCGACCACTTCCACTCACgtctaaaaacatgcaaacatctGCATTTCATTCAAAACTTTTGTGTCCACGTGTAGCAACCCAAGTTTCTAAGACCTGTTCCGTCTACAAAACACGCCACTGAACACATGTAGAAAGTAATAAGCGtgattattatgggatggctccaGGACCTATTGCCTGGTagccatttttttgcaaagtggGAAATTTAGTGATTTTCACTCTTTCACAAAATATCAGAAACGAAAACTTGTTAGAGCAATCTTCATTAAATTTCTGACACACTtccaggttaagtctacaaacacaaccagagttttcttttctacACCACGACTGCCCAATCCTGGTCCTGGAGATCTGCCACTGCACTGCTTTCTGATGATCACCTGAATCCGGTGATCTCATCCTGATTAACTGAACACAactgatccaggtaaccagcaTGGAGAGCATGAAAGATCTTCAAGACCAGGACTGGGGCTCCTGCTCTACACCAACCATAATGTCTTTAAGAACTTGATGGATGCAGAACTTCTCATTCCCTAAACCACATCACATAGATTTAAGTATTTGCTTTTTATACTAATTAACTATTTGTCCTAcattaaatatgaacaaatgtgtgtttcagcCTCAAATGACTCCTCTgaatcatttattcatttacaaaGCACCTTTCATCACcagccaaggaggcccaaagtgctgtacacaaaaaacacaaaacattactgtcataaaaacaaggaaaaagagataaaatcctatttaaaaagaaataaaaatggacaTAATAAATAGCAGTTAGGCAGATACTCCAGCGCGATACTGGAGGAACAGTTCAGCTTTAGAACTCTCCAAAAGTGTGATCTCTCTGATAGTCGGTGGATTCCACAGTTTAGGAGCCAGCGCAGCAAAGGCACGATGTCCCCGGAACTGACATTTGGTTCTCGGAACCAGTAACAAACACTGGTCCCAAATAATAAACCCTGATTTAGCTCAACGGGGTTTAGGTCGCCAAGGCACCTGCCTTCAATTGCCACCCAAATCACATTGCACCCGCCCCTTTTGAGGTCCTTTGCACCCGACCGTGtcccgtgggaggagccccgcccaccaggcctggctccagacTGAGGGCCCCAGGAATGCTGTTCTTGGAATTTTGTCTTCTACTTTTCTACCTTCTGATGAAGGATTTGTCAATGTAACTACCGGTAATCTGGACAAAAGCAGGAGCAGTCATGAATCTGGGCCACAGAGAGTCCCGCTGTCATTCggacgcagctcctgcagtagctGGTGAACCTCAACATGCTGGGAACgtgtctgaatgatctcatgacaCCAGTTACTGCAACGAGCTCAATGGTCACCTTTGAAAAGCTCTCCAGGAGAAATAAACCCATGTCTTCCATAATGTAGCAATGATGCCTTCAGGTAAAGGTTGGCAGTACCCAGCCAGCACGGCCAAGTGGGCCCACagggtttaaaagtgggcaggaaatgtggccccaaatgggtttgtccataGTTTCCGTGGTGGACCCTCCTGTGTTAGCTCACATTGGGTTAAGTGGACACTcggtgggttagctcgctacgctggCCAGCTGCCCCGTGGACAACGGAGATCGCTAGATCGCTACAGCTGAgatcactagcttgatacagcgaaGCTGGCTAGTTTGggacagtggagcttgctagcatgctatggCGTTCACCaggaggctggctagcgtagcgagctaacccactgagtacCCACCTAAGCTAACGTAGACAAACACAGGAGGGTCCACCACATCAACCGctgacaaacccaattggggcccacactTTTAAACCCCATGCGGCCCACTCTGCCTAGCTGGCtgggtagctcctcccacacatgaATTCATGTCAGGAGAATCTGTTTGtagtttatgaacacacttTTTGAAGCGCCAAAAGGAGCAAGTTCACTGTGGCGCCTTCATGCTGTCCTTCCTCCACCAACCGTAGTCCTAGTTCCAGCCTGTGGGTCAACAGCACCAGCGGCGCTCGTTGTTAAGCGGGCCACGACAGAAAGTTCTGTTCatgattgatttgtttattttttatgtccgATTCACATCCgacaaccctctgcatttatccggacttgggaccggcacatgCGAGCACTGAGTTGTGCCCCCATGTGGTTGCATTAAAAATGGAAAGTATCTGAAATATCCCAGatactttatgttttttgtttacccAAACCAAACCCTAAACTTACTAATAGTTTGTATAATCTAATGTTATAAAAAGGGCTTTCCTACTTTCTAAGTTGATCCCCTTTTTAACTAAAGTTTTTTCCTACTTttctaattttatctttttctaactaaagttttttcctacttttctaattttatctttttctaaCTAAAGATTTTTCCTACTGGTTTTAGTTGAGAAACTAGACCAACCTTTCCTAGCTTTCTCTGCCTCTTGGCTTGGTCTCTTCCACAACTGTCCCAAGGTCTTCAAGATATCAGAACCTTTCACATCCTTGAGCTCTTTGAGGAGGTCTGATTCTTTTTGGGGGTTCAAGGACAGAATCTCTTCATCAGAATCAGCCTTTTCAACCTCTTCAACCTCCTCATCATCTGAAATGTCACTCCAGAAGTCTTCAACTAAAGTGACTTTCTCCTCATCCTTCTCATCCTCCTCGTCAGCTGAAGGATTCTTGGTCTTTTCATCAGAATCAACCTCTTCATCTCCCTTATTATCTGGAGATTCCTGGGGctcttcatcagaatcaacctcttcaacctcttcatcctctgaAGATTCCTGGGCctcttcatcagaatcaacctcttcatcctctgaAGATTCCTGGGTctcttcatcagaatcaacctcttcatcctcctcatcatctGAAGATTCCTGGGTctcttcatcagaatcaacctcttcatcctcttcatcatctgaagATTCCTGGGTctcttcatcagaatcaacctcttcatcctcttcatcatctgaagATTCCTGGGTctcttcatcagaatcaacctcttcatcctcttcatcatctgagGATTCCTGGGTctcttcatcagaatcaaccTCTTCAACCTCCTCATCATCTGAAATGTCACTCCAGAAGTCTTCAACTAAAGTGACTTTCTCCTCATCCTTCTCATCCTCCTCGTCAGCTGAAGGAT from Oryzias melastigma strain HK-1 linkage group LG12, ASM292280v2, whole genome shotgun sequence carries:
- the tacr1b gene encoding tachykinin receptor 1b isoform X2, translated to MDPLGNGSDGTGACVNCSSNQFVQPAWQVGLWAAAYCGLVAVSVLGNLAVIWIILAHERMRTVTNYFLVNLAFAEAAMSAFNTVINFTYALHNEWYFGAVYCRFHNFFPIAAIFASIYSMTAIALDRYMAIMHPLKQRLSSTQTRVLIGLIWVLALLLAFPQYHYSSTTLLPGRTVCFIDWPEYVTLDFRKVYYVSVALLIYFLPLCIMGWAYMTVAVTLWASEIPGDSSEHYREQLVAKRKAVKMMIVVVCTFAVCWLPYHVYFLLHQFFPELFEQLYIQQVYLAVMWLAMSSTMYNPIIYYCLNSRFRAGFQQVFCCCSSSAAKEELELKSPRYLQTQGSIRGSRMETVVSSAVDPAAACAPHVENTNGSVTEALACTAC
- the tacr1b gene encoding tachykinin receptor 1b isoform X1 → MDPLGNGSDGTGACVNCSSNQFVQPAWQVGLWAAAYCGLVAVSVLGNLAVIWIILAHERMRTVTNYFLVNLAFAEAAMSAFNTVINFTYALHNEWYFGAVYCRFHNFFPIAAIFASIYSMTAIALDRYMAIMHPLKQRLSSTQTRVLIGLIWVLALLLAFPQYHYSSTTLLPGRTVCFIDWPEYVTLDFRKVYYVSVALLIYFLPLCIMGWAYMTVAVTLWASEIPGDSSEHYREQLVAKRKVMQIAVEREGLSLLGGGLNPVSPRQAVKMMIVVVCTFAVCWLPYHVYFLLHQFFPELFEQLYIQQVYLAVMWLAMSSTMYNPIIYYCLNSRFRAGFQQVFCCCSSSAAKEELELKSPRYLQTQGSIRGSRMETVVSSAVDPAAACAPHVENTNGSVTEALACTAC